From the Quercus lobata isolate SW786 chromosome 6, ValleyOak3.0 Primary Assembly, whole genome shotgun sequence genome, one window contains:
- the LOC115949711 gene encoding uncharacterized protein LOC115949711 — translation MAIARFLYDNCIPFNVVNSMYYQMMIDAIVAARPGYKGPSYHAVRVPLLRDNKKEVQLLVESQRRHWAEVGCTLMADGWTDTRHRSLINFLVYCPRGMVFVKSVNASDIVKNTRNLFKLFDEVVTWVGPKNIVHLVTDNASNYVSAGKLLCEKYKTISWSPCAAHYLNLVLQDMGEMSHVERLKNRATKVTIFIYNHVALIAWLRKRPGWTNIVRAGATRFATTFLSFGSLHVHKYDLQALVTSKFFVDNRLARESKTKEVVSIILDNSFWDDINVLVKISSPLIRLLRIVDSDQRPAIGYAYEGMHRARLGIKKIFRMKRHLYKPYTSIIKNCWDKHLRKDLHAAAYWLNPAFQYDEENFCRKPAVNMAILDYIGTKYDGDQEKVIRETQYFRDRIGSFDRDLALSTSNTTHPGEK, via the coding sequence ATGGCTATTGCAAGGTTTCTGTATGACAATTGCATTCCTTTTAATGTAGTGAATTCAATGTACTACCAAATGATGATTGATGCCATAGTTGCTGCTCGTCCTGGTTACAAAGGTCCATCTTATCATGCTGTACGGGTCCCTTTGTTGAGGGATAATAAGAAAGAAGTTCAGTTGTTGGTTGAGTCACAACGTAGGCATTGGGCAGAAGTTGGATGTACACTTATGGCTGATGGTTGGACAGATACTAGACATAGGTCATTGATTAATTTCCTTGTTTATTGTCCTAGGGGAATGGTATTTGTAAAATCAGTTAATGCCTCAGATATTGTGAAGAATACTAGAAACTtgtttaaattgtttgatgaagTAGTTACATGGGTTGGTCCAAAAAACATAGTTCACTTGGTTACTGATAATGCTTCCAACTATGTATCTGCTGGTAAATTGTTATGtgaaaagtataaaactattagTTGGTCTCCTTGTGCAGCACATTACCTGAATCTTGTGTTGCAGGATATGGGGGAGATGTCTCATGTGGAGAGACTAAAAAATCGTGCAACCaaagttacaatttttatttataatcatgTAGCTTTGATTGCTTGGTTGAGGAAGAGACCTGGTTGGACAAATATTGTACGTGCAGGAGCAACAAGATTTGCTACTACTTTCCTTTCATTTGGAAGCCTTCATGTGCATAAGTATGACTTGCAAGCCTTAGTGACTAGCAAGTTCTTTGTGGACAATAGATTGGCAAGAGAGTCAAAGACAAAAGAAGTAGTTTCTATCATATTGGATAATTCTTTTTGGGATGATATTAATGTTCTTGTCAAGATTTCATCGCCACTCATTCGTTTGTTACGGATTGTTGATTCTGATCAAAGGCCTGCAATAGGATATGCGTATGAGGGCATGCATAGAGCACGGTTGGGAATCAAGAAGATCTTCCGAATGAAGAGGCACTTGTACAAGCCATACACCTCAATTATAAAAAACTGTTGGGACAAGCATTTGCGTAAAGATCTTCATGCTGCTGCATATTGGTTAAATCCCGCTTTTCAATATGATGAGGAGAATTTTTGTCGGAAACCAGCAGTAAATATGGCTATTTTGGACTACATTGGGACAAAATATGATGGTGATCAAGAAAAGGTAATTAGGGAAACCCAATATTTTCGAGACCGTATTGGGAGCTTTGATAGAGATCTTGCATTGTCAACAAGCAATACCACTCATCCAGGTGAGAAGTAA